The Acidobacteriota bacterium genome contains a region encoding:
- a CDS encoding TolC family protein, producing MILGLITAVSLASAAEVTIAIVRDGPGPQDHLAALVEQELTNHTPHGTTVRFKSDPAFDAGWDYAAAREALQAAFDDRDVDLVLAIGSLVTFAAARSEGALDKPVISTFAQRADVFKLPYSDEGESLKPNLNFVVIPQRSGADIEAFRELVRFDTLHVAVTPEDLINQDELRAGLERYQSQLGIKIVVVPIEPDDPASVEKLRGASAVYLTRLQRFTVDQRRTLIEALNQRKVPTFSMLGHSDVELGALAGVTPEIEGQLVRRVALNLGRLLRGRPAVELPVLLSVDTRLRVNARTAAQIGYSPGRDTRIFAEFVHPEELQSDSSPLSFEQLFAMVQEGSRSLRVADSAVEGFAIDQDRARSGLLPQLSANLNYTHADTDVTDSEQGAFGSLALRQQIYDDGVWSSYRSSTQIEKSARLDRESERLDVLADAGQAFYALALAQAQNRIVAGDLRLTEDNLEMARLRREVGFSGREEVLRLESVLAERRTALFRAVETVEASRIALNQVLGVSLDSRWTPEPPNIDPDLFPVFDGRLAPIFDDFSLIDRVRSVIVEIAVANSPELTSFDRTIDAQRIQVNQIERSYVLPRFFAEASYSEQLNSPQGVLFPEDDNYSVSINAAYSIFEGGRRKADLGRAKSDEKTLSLRQTLLKEMIEQRTRTAIRRCESSFPRIKFGLQSARTAGESLELVREQYSEGTVNVTDLLDAQNQKLSAEQFSSSAIYEFMGDLVELQRAIAWFESDHTTEERDALADRILSIIAEEQP from the coding sequence GTGATTCTCGGGTTGATCACCGCGGTGTCCCTCGCGTCGGCCGCCGAGGTCACCATCGCCATCGTCCGAGACGGTCCCGGCCCTCAGGATCATCTCGCCGCGCTCGTGGAGCAGGAGCTGACGAATCACACGCCCCACGGAACGACGGTTCGTTTCAAGAGTGACCCGGCATTTGACGCGGGCTGGGATTACGCTGCCGCACGCGAGGCGCTTCAGGCAGCTTTTGACGATCGAGACGTCGATCTCGTACTGGCCATCGGATCCCTGGTGACTTTCGCCGCAGCCCGATCCGAAGGGGCGTTGGATAAACCCGTCATCAGCACCTTCGCCCAACGCGCAGACGTCTTCAAGTTGCCCTATTCCGACGAAGGCGAATCGCTCAAGCCAAATCTGAATTTCGTCGTCATTCCGCAGCGCTCCGGCGCCGATATCGAGGCATTCCGCGAGTTGGTGCGATTCGACACGCTGCATGTCGCCGTCACCCCCGAGGATCTGATCAACCAGGATGAACTTCGCGCAGGCCTGGAGCGATACCAGAGCCAACTGGGGATCAAGATCGTGGTCGTCCCGATCGAACCCGACGACCCTGCGTCGGTGGAGAAGTTACGGGGGGCGAGCGCTGTCTATCTGACACGACTCCAGCGATTCACCGTCGACCAACGCCGCACGTTGATCGAGGCGCTCAACCAACGGAAGGTACCGACCTTCAGCATGCTTGGACATTCTGACGTCGAGCTTGGTGCTCTTGCGGGCGTCACCCCTGAGATCGAGGGTCAGCTTGTTCGTCGAGTTGCATTGAACCTGGGCCGGCTGCTGCGAGGACGACCCGCGGTGGAACTCCCCGTCTTGTTATCCGTCGACACGCGACTGCGAGTCAACGCGCGTACTGCCGCCCAGATCGGATATTCCCCGGGTCGCGACACGCGGATTTTCGCAGAGTTCGTCCATCCCGAGGAGCTCCAGAGCGATTCCAGTCCTCTCAGCTTCGAGCAACTGTTCGCCATGGTTCAAGAGGGCAGTCGCTCACTGCGGGTTGCGGACTCCGCCGTAGAAGGGTTCGCAATAGACCAGGACCGCGCCAGGAGCGGACTCTTGCCCCAACTCTCCGCGAATCTCAACTACACACACGCAGATACCGATGTCACCGACAGTGAACAGGGCGCATTCGGTTCGCTTGCACTGCGTCAGCAGATCTACGATGACGGCGTGTGGAGTTCGTACCGGTCGTCCACTCAGATCGAGAAGAGCGCCCGATTGGATCGTGAGAGCGAGCGTCTCGACGTACTGGCCGACGCCGGCCAGGCGTTTTACGCGCTGGCCCTGGCGCAGGCGCAGAACAGGATCGTCGCGGGCGATCTGCGATTGACCGAGGACAACCTGGAAATGGCCCGATTGCGACGGGAGGTCGGGTTCTCCGGTCGCGAAGAGGTCCTGCGTCTCGAGTCGGTGCTCGCAGAGCGCCGTACCGCTTTGTTTCGGGCGGTCGAAACGGTGGAGGCCTCTCGTATCGCCCTCAATCAAGTCCTGGGCGTCTCTCTCGACAGCCGTTGGACGCCGGAGCCGCCAAATATCGATCCGGATCTGTTTCCGGTCTTCGACGGAAGACTCGCTCCAATATTTGATGACTTCTCGCTCATCGATCGCGTGCGTAGCGTGATCGTCGAGATCGCCGTCGCTAATTCTCCGGAGTTGACCTCCTTCGATCGAACGATCGACGCTCAGAGGATTCAGGTGAATCAAATTGAGCGCAGCTATGTATTGCCGAGATTCTTCGCGGAGGCTTCCTATTCCGAGCAGCTCAACTCGCCCCAGGGAGTTCTATTCCCGGAGGACGATAACTACTCGGTCAGCATCAATGCGGCCTACTCAATCTTCGAAGGCGGGCGCAGGAAGGCAGATCTTGGGCGTGCGAAGTCCGACGAGAAGACTCTCAGTCTTCGACAGACGTTGCTCAAGGAGATGATCGAACAACGCACCCGCACGGCGATCCGTCGCTGTGAAAGTTCGTTCCCGCGAATCAAGTTCGGGCTGCAGTCCGCTCGGACGGCGGGCGAGAGTCTTGAACTTGTCCGTGAACAGTATTCGGAGGGAACCGTCAACGTGACGGATCTTCTGGATGCCCAGAACCAGAAGTTGTCGGCGGAGCAGTTTTCAAGTTCGGCCATTTATGAATTCATGGGCGATCTCGTCGAGTTGCAGCGCGCGATAGCCTGGTTTGAGAGCGACCATACAACCGAGGAGCGAGATGCCCTCGCCGACCGAATACTATCCATCATCGCCGAGGAACAGCCATGA
- a CDS encoding DUF4136 domain-containing protein: MSPTLPRAYWILLSLTLGFGSVLSGGGFAVESDPAFDLSQSSTYSVKAGTPARRVSAQTRIESALRRDLQTYGLREVEENSDLIVVTHVLPDVQTLDQLSDESYWEFITGVRSVDPYEIRSASLVIDLVDRKSQRVVWRGVAAGKVKQSVDANENKIDKIVAKLIRELSAR; this comes from the coding sequence ATGTCCCCCACTCTACCTCGCGCTTATTGGATTCTACTGAGTCTGACACTGGGCTTCGGGTCGGTGTTGTCGGGCGGCGGCTTCGCCGTGGAATCCGACCCCGCATTCGATCTCTCTCAATCGTCTACCTACTCTGTGAAGGCAGGCACTCCTGCGCGCCGAGTTTCAGCCCAGACGCGTATTGAATCCGCGCTGCGCAGGGATCTCCAGACTTACGGTCTCCGCGAAGTCGAGGAGAACTCCGACCTGATCGTGGTGACCCACGTCCTTCCCGATGTCCAGACCCTCGATCAACTGTCGGATGAATCCTACTGGGAGTTCATCACCGGCGTGAGATCGGTGGACCCTTACGAAATCCGGTCTGCGTCTCTCGTGATCGATCTTGTCGATCGAAAGTCGCAGCGCGTCGTCTGGCGGGGAGTGGCGGCCGGCAAGGTCAAGCAGAGCGTGGATGCAAACGAAAACAAGATCGACAAAATTGTTGCGAAGCTGATTCGCGAACTGTCAGCGCGATAG
- a CDS encoding tetratricopeptide repeat protein, whose amino-acid sequence MPHHKQTLVTLCSLAIAITLVGCRTESPHSIKEQTVQPAEYVGRTSCVSCHKIEASLWEGSQHDLAMQTATNETVLGDFDRSTFEYAGVITTFFRENERFMVQTDGPDGQLQDFEITYTFGIDPLQQYLIEFPDGRLQALNVCWDTRPVDEGGQRWFHLYPDDAVDHTDTHHWTGPLQNWNYMCSECHSTHVKKNFSADDDRYETTWSEIDVSCEACHGPGSNHNAWASNGMDESDTGMGLVVTLADSDGGRWSFDDGADTAHRDPLRTSDVQLDTCARCHSRRTQLTDDYRHGRPFGDSHRLAALDEGLYHADGQILDEVYVYGSFLQSKMHASGVTCGDCHDPHTAKLRLEGDATCGVCHRQDKFDSPDHHFHEEGSAGASCVECHMRSRNYMVVDPRRDHSFRIPRPDLSMKIGTPNACTDCHVGRDAAWADAALDRWFGSDRDTATHYGEAIHAGRTWQSDAGRQLTAVIENLDTPAIVRATALNLVRAFPSPRLAHSIEASIAHDDPLVRREAAAAMESLDASQRATMGLPILDDPVRMVRIEAARVLALLARDDLTPDQLSILDRGLEGYVAVQRFNADRSEGQLNLGWAASMKGQTAEAEQAYRTALRITPTFSPAAINLADLYRVLGRDAEGAALLETALRRASDDGHLHHALGLTRVRQKRYNEALELLERAVALSPDRPRYAYVFGVALHSMGDTSRALAVLKQAHERYPGHVDLLYALATTSRDSGDVESTRQYARRLLELAPGHPGATALLVP is encoded by the coding sequence ATGCCTCATCACAAACAGACGTTGGTCACGCTTTGCAGCCTTGCAATCGCGATCACGCTCGTCGGATGCAGGACTGAATCGCCCCACTCGATCAAAGAGCAAACCGTCCAACCCGCAGAGTACGTCGGACGCACCTCTTGCGTCTCGTGCCACAAGATCGAGGCCTCCCTCTGGGAAGGATCGCAACACGATCTCGCGATGCAGACCGCGACGAATGAGACGGTTCTCGGCGACTTCGATCGGTCGACCTTCGAATACGCTGGCGTCATCACGACATTCTTCCGCGAGAACGAACGGTTCATGGTCCAGACCGACGGACCGGACGGCCAGTTGCAGGACTTTGAGATCACGTACACCTTCGGCATCGATCCGTTGCAGCAATACCTGATCGAGTTCCCCGACGGGCGATTGCAAGCGCTGAACGTCTGCTGGGATACGCGTCCGGTCGATGAGGGTGGGCAACGATGGTTTCATCTGTATCCGGACGATGCCGTCGACCACACGGACACGCATCACTGGACAGGCCCTCTGCAGAACTGGAACTACATGTGTTCCGAGTGTCACTCGACTCACGTGAAGAAGAATTTCAGCGCCGACGACGATCGCTACGAAACGACCTGGTCGGAGATCGATGTCTCCTGTGAGGCCTGCCACGGACCGGGATCGAATCACAACGCCTGGGCGTCGAATGGCATGGACGAGTCGGACACCGGCATGGGGCTCGTCGTCACTCTGGCCGATTCCGACGGGGGACGATGGAGTTTCGACGACGGCGCGGACACGGCCCATCGCGATCCGTTGCGAACGTCCGACGTGCAACTGGATACCTGCGCCCGCTGCCATTCACGACGCACCCAGCTCACCGACGACTACAGGCATGGACGCCCGTTCGGCGACAGTCACCGTCTTGCCGCTCTTGATGAAGGTCTGTATCACGCCGACGGCCAGATCCTCGACGAGGTCTATGTCTACGGCTCGTTCCTGCAGAGCAAGATGCACGCAAGCGGTGTGACGTGTGGCGATTGTCACGACCCGCACACGGCGAAGCTGCGTCTTGAAGGCGACGCGACCTGTGGTGTCTGCCACCGCCAGGACAAATTCGACTCTCCGGATCACCACTTCCACGAGGAGGGATCTGCGGGGGCGTCCTGTGTCGAGTGTCACATGCGTTCCAGAAACTACATGGTCGTCGATCCGCGACGAGATCACAGCTTCAGGATCCCGCGTCCCGACCTCTCGATGAAGATCGGTACACCGAACGCGTGCACCGACTGCCACGTGGGCCGCGACGCCGCCTGGGCCGACGCGGCCCTCGATCGATGGTTCGGCTCCGACCGTGATACAGCAACTCACTACGGCGAGGCGATCCACGCCGGGCGGACATGGCAATCCGATGCCGGCCGACAGTTGACTGCCGTCATCGAGAACCTTGACACCCCCGCGATCGTGCGGGCGACGGCACTGAATCTGGTAAGAGCGTTCCCATCCCCCCGGTTGGCTCACTCCATTGAGGCGTCCATCGCCCACGACGATCCACTGGTCCGGCGGGAAGCCGCGGCAGCGATGGAAAGTCTCGATGCGTCTCAACGCGCCACAATGGGATTGCCGATACTCGACGATCCGGTGCGGATGGTCAGGATCGAGGCTGCCCGTGTGCTTGCGTTGTTGGCGAGAGACGATCTCACACCCGACCAACTTTCGATCCTCGATCGCGGACTTGAAGGTTACGTCGCCGTTCAGAGATTCAACGCGGATCGTTCCGAGGGCCAACTAAACCTTGGTTGGGCCGCCTCGATGAAGGGGCAGACTGCGGAGGCGGAGCAGGCTTATCGGACCGCCTTGCGCATCACGCCGACGTTTTCTCCTGCCGCCATCAACCTCGCGGATCTCTATCGCGTGCTGGGTCGGGATGCTGAGGGTGCCGCGCTGCTGGAGACGGCACTACGCCGTGCGTCGGATGACGGCCACTTGCACCACGCCCTGGGGCTGACCCGAGTGCGGCAGAAGCGGTACAACGAGGCGCTCGAGTTGCTGGAACGTGCCGTCGCCCTCTCTCCAGACCGGCCACGGTATGCCTACGTGTTCGGCGTTGCGTTGCACTCGATGGGCGACACATCGCGGGCGCTCGCTGTTCTGAAGCAGGCGCACGAGCGATACCCGGGACACGTCGACCTTCTTTACGCACTTGCTACGACGAGTCGGGACTCGGGAGATGTCGAGTCCACACGCCAGTATGCGAGACGTCTTCTCGAACTGGCCCCCGGCCATCCTGGTGCGACCGCGCTTCTGGTTCCGTGA